Proteins from a single region of Parasedimentitalea psychrophila:
- a CDS encoding alkyl/aryl-sulfatase — protein MPISKPLISMTAAISLGFTSSIALAQEIEHFHPDGKLPSEHTLKVFEEARANLPFFDTQDFEEQAKGFMGAPTSMIIMADAGNVAWDKERYQFLRDDDNINSIHPSMLRNSQLNLNFGLYEVIPGIYQVRGFDLANITFVRGETGWIVFDPLTAAETARAAKELLDEHLGDIPVVAVIYSHSHGDHWGGVRGIVNEDDVNSGKVEIIAPRDFMQYAISENIYAGNAMNRRLFYQYGVLLPANPFGHAGQGLDLNVATGNTGLIPPTRVIEDGVEEIEVDGIKMVFQNTPGTEAPSEMNTYIPSMKALWMAENVMGLVHNIYTLRGAQVRDSLRWSKYINAALYSFGDQAEVMFASHHWPRWGNDRIQEVLRDQRDIYAHMNNVVLHNVNQGVTINEIHNVYQSPASLDDGWTTGFYHGSRQNNVRGIVNFYIGHWDNNPATLIPLSPGDSAPLYVEMMGGAEKIMIKGRELHDQGKYLEATEILDKLVHAEPENQAGKDLLADVYEQLGYQQENSGLRNAFLAGAFELRSGIPGGESPKTSGPDVIRAMSTELFLDFLGIRMDSTKTVGMSFKINLVLPDNGEKFIIELSNEALTNIEGYQATDADLTITINRSDLEQVMMGAKSLNAQIENGTATAEGDLEVLSFLASTMVTFEIGFEILPGTATRVQNEKSNPFSIDAFADIPE, from the coding sequence ATGCCAATCAGTAAACCGCTCATTTCAATGACTGCGGCCATTTCTCTTGGATTTACATCTAGCATAGCCCTGGCGCAAGAAATCGAACATTTTCACCCAGACGGAAAACTGCCGTCAGAGCATACGCTAAAAGTATTTGAAGAGGCGCGCGCGAATTTACCTTTTTTTGATACGCAAGACTTCGAAGAGCAGGCAAAGGGGTTTATGGGGGCTCCCACGTCAATGATAATCATGGCCGATGCCGGTAACGTTGCCTGGGACAAAGAGAGATACCAGTTCTTGAGAGACGACGATAATATCAATAGCATACACCCATCAATGCTGCGTAACTCTCAACTTAATTTGAACTTCGGACTTTATGAAGTTATTCCGGGTATTTATCAGGTTCGAGGCTTTGATCTGGCAAATATTACTTTTGTAAGAGGTGAAACCGGCTGGATCGTGTTTGATCCACTGACCGCTGCGGAGACCGCGCGGGCAGCCAAGGAACTTCTTGATGAACATCTGGGGGATATACCTGTTGTCGCAGTGATCTACTCTCATTCCCATGGCGATCACTGGGGTGGTGTGCGCGGTATTGTTAATGAGGATGATGTAAATTCGGGCAAGGTGGAGATCATTGCCCCACGAGATTTCATGCAATACGCGATTTCCGAGAATATTTACGCCGGCAATGCTATGAATCGTCGGTTGTTCTATCAGTACGGTGTGTTGCTACCTGCCAACCCCTTTGGTCACGCTGGCCAGGGACTGGACTTGAATGTTGCTACGGGCAACACCGGACTAATTCCACCAACCCGCGTTATCGAAGACGGGGTTGAGGAGATTGAAGTTGACGGCATCAAGATGGTTTTCCAGAACACTCCAGGGACCGAAGCTCCATCGGAGATGAACACCTACATCCCGAGCATGAAGGCCTTGTGGATGGCTGAAAATGTAATGGGTCTAGTTCACAATATCTATACTCTACGCGGTGCCCAGGTTCGAGACTCACTGCGCTGGTCGAAATATATCAATGCAGCATTATATTCGTTCGGTGACCAGGCTGAGGTGATGTTCGCATCCCATCATTGGCCGCGGTGGGGCAATGATCGTATCCAGGAAGTTCTCAGGGACCAACGTGATATCTATGCCCACATGAACAATGTCGTTCTGCACAATGTAAACCAAGGTGTTACTATTAACGAGATACACAATGTTTACCAATCACCGGCCAGCCTTGACGACGGGTGGACGACCGGTTTTTATCACGGCTCCCGTCAAAATAACGTCCGCGGCATTGTTAACTTTTACATTGGTCACTGGGACAACAACCCGGCGACACTGATCCCACTATCTCCAGGTGACTCAGCGCCACTTTATGTTGAGATGATGGGGGGTGCCGAAAAAATTATGATAAAAGGAAGGGAACTTCACGATCAGGGTAAGTATCTGGAAGCTACCGAAATATTAGATAAGCTTGTTCATGCCGAGCCAGAAAATCAGGCTGGAAAGGACCTTTTAGCTGATGTCTATGAGCAGCTCGGTTACCAACAGGAAAACTCAGGACTGCGTAATGCTTTTCTGGCTGGCGCCTTCGAACTGCGCTCCGGTATTCCTGGAGGTGAATCACCTAAAACCAGTGGACCGGACGTGATCCGGGCGATGTCTACAGAATTATTCCTAGATTTTCTCGGCATTCGAATGGACAGTACAAAAACAGTCGGCATGAGTTTCAAAATAAATCTCGTTCTGCCCGACAACGGTGAGAAGTTCATTATCGAGCTCAGTAACGAAGCGTTGACCAATATCGAGGGCTATCAGGCAACTGATGCAGACCTGACAATTACCATCAATCGCAGCGATCTTGAACAGGTCATGATGGGCGCAAAATCTCTAAATGCTCAAATTGAAAATGGAACCGCAACAGCTGAGGGTGACTTGGAAGTTCTGAGTTTTCTTGCATCGACAATGGTCACTTTCGAGATCGGTTTTGAAATCTTGCCAGGCACCGCGACGCGGGTTCAAAATGAGAAATCAAACCCTTTCTCAATTGATGCTTTCGCCGACATTCCCGAGTAG
- a CDS encoding FAD-dependent oxidoreductase: MPALNLSRLDQMHVDVAIIGAGINGASAAQHLSAAGYRVLVVDQGDFANGATSRSSRLLHCGLRHLATGTNFWHSLLRPDRLAKSIKTVRDDMLARDEIVRTIPDRVKPINFCVPIYNDDQYTPWQMDAAFAALRMTSPRGVPLDYRRYSPKNQNEVPISPWLRDPDKLRSVAVFREYIFDWPERIALDAVFDARRMGAIVRNYTRVVDLRQRDQGAAGWHLTLQSTHGDTQGNSGSASVTADLVLNLAGAWVDDLIHKTGSNAAPKCTGMKGIHIALRLPEEFNDWGVFTYNSLGEPLYCLPFRGVHYIGLTRTPFTGDIAGVSASDQEIDWMIAETNRCLPKLAISRDDILYSWAGVNPLTSDPEEPLGSREIKLHDLAPDGLPGLLTLTGGPIMTHRRVARRLVKEITGRLSPTAAPQRPDYQGAQMISDQGGTANIPAVEIERCVRDEMPISLADLLMRRLGLGWEPDQGGSQARSIAEVAAPLLGWSEARIEEELRAYQLHLAKACRRPNSV; the protein is encoded by the coding sequence TTGCCGGCTCTCAACCTATCAAGACTTGATCAGATGCATGTGGATGTTGCCATTATTGGCGCTGGGATAAACGGTGCCAGTGCCGCGCAACATCTCAGCGCAGCCGGATATCGTGTGCTGGTGGTGGATCAGGGTGACTTTGCCAACGGGGCAACCAGCCGATCTAGTCGCTTGCTCCATTGTGGATTGCGACACTTGGCAACGGGAACCAACTTTTGGCACTCTCTGCTGCGTCCTGATCGTCTGGCCAAGTCGATAAAGACCGTACGTGACGATATGTTGGCGAGAGACGAAATTGTACGGACAATTCCTGACCGGGTAAAACCGATCAATTTCTGCGTGCCAATCTATAACGACGATCAGTATACGCCGTGGCAAATGGATGCGGCGTTTGCAGCCTTGCGAATGACGAGCCCAAGAGGCGTGCCGCTGGACTATCGGAGGTACAGCCCGAAAAACCAAAACGAAGTTCCGATTAGCCCCTGGCTGCGCGATCCAGACAAGCTGCGCAGTGTCGCGGTCTTTCGAGAGTATATCTTTGATTGGCCAGAGCGCATTGCGCTGGACGCAGTTTTCGACGCACGCCGGATGGGCGCGATCGTTCGAAACTACACGCGGGTCGTGGACCTGAGGCAGCGGGACCAGGGAGCAGCCGGCTGGCATCTGACTCTGCAATCGACCCACGGGGACACCCAAGGGAACTCCGGCTCCGCCAGTGTGACTGCCGATCTCGTCCTTAACCTCGCCGGAGCCTGGGTCGATGATCTCATCCACAAAACCGGTTCCAATGCGGCCCCAAAATGCACCGGAATGAAAGGCATTCACATTGCATTACGCCTTCCAGAGGAATTCAACGATTGGGGTGTGTTCACCTATAACAGCCTGGGCGAGCCGCTCTACTGCCTGCCCTTTCGCGGCGTTCACTACATTGGATTGACGCGGACACCGTTCACGGGCGATATCGCCGGAGTTTCCGCCTCCGATCAGGAAATCGATTGGATGATTGCTGAAACCAACCGCTGCTTGCCTAAACTGGCAATATCTCGAGATGATATTTTGTATTCTTGGGCGGGCGTCAATCCATTGACCAGCGATCCGGAAGAGCCGCTGGGAAGTCGCGAAATCAAGCTTCATGATCTTGCGCCTGATGGATTGCCCGGTCTTCTGACGTTAACCGGCGGACCAATAATGACCCACAGGCGTGTTGCGCGACGACTGGTCAAAGAAATCACAGGCCGACTGTCACCCACTGCCGCACCGCAACGTCCAGACTATCAAGGCGCTCAGATGATATCGGATCAAGGGGGTACAGCAAACATACCTGCGGTTGAGATCGAGCGTTGCGTACGTGATGAGATGCCCATCAGTCTGGCCGATCTTCTTATGCGACGGTTGGGTTTGGGGTGGGAGCCTGATCAGGGGGGCAGTCAAGCGCGTTCAATTGCCGAGGTCGCAGCGCCACTTCTGGGGTGGTCAGAAGCCCGGATTGAAGAGGAACTGCGTGCATATCAGCTTCACTTGGCCAAAGCATGCCGCAGGCCAAATTCCGTGTAA
- a CDS encoding site-specific integrase: MTKKGFPKYVYADRGYVRFIRRSRGQSVMIKEEFGTLEFWDHYNRLLKGREPISSKRNFEALALSYFESDAYKKLKPRTKSDYRKYIEHIRKIWGKKDPRKVETQHIYELHRANADHWRQANYLVQVMVILMNHARLIGFLKKEHGNPAKGIPLFKQKSEGWEPWPDDVRQEFEAVASPRARLVYELCIGTGQRIGDVVAIRWDHIKDGAYDFTQGKTDKPMWIPLTDRLKAYLGTVSKEGLTIITGKHGRPVQYRTVAEEMRKIKSKMKHPDAATFVTHGLRKNATIELYQSGCDDEMVKAVTGHSGVEMLKKYGGAIRQRELATRAQEARNRMERNKTRT, encoded by the coding sequence ATGACCAAAAAAGGCTTTCCCAAGTACGTCTACGCTGATCGGGGCTATGTCCGGTTTATCCGCCGGTCGCGTGGGCAGTCCGTGATGATAAAAGAGGAATTTGGCACTCTCGAATTCTGGGACCATTACAATCGACTGTTGAAAGGCCGCGAGCCAATATCGTCCAAGCGCAACTTTGAAGCGCTGGCGCTGAGCTACTTTGAGAGTGACGCGTACAAAAAGCTCAAGCCGCGCACCAAATCTGATTACCGGAAATACATTGAACACATCCGCAAAATCTGGGGCAAAAAAGACCCCCGGAAGGTCGAAACGCAACATATTTATGAGCTGCACCGTGCGAATGCTGACCACTGGCGGCAGGCGAACTATCTGGTTCAAGTCATGGTGATCCTGATGAACCACGCCCGCTTGATCGGCTTTCTCAAAAAAGAACACGGAAACCCGGCGAAGGGGATTCCACTTTTCAAACAGAAAAGTGAGGGCTGGGAGCCTTGGCCTGATGATGTGCGGCAAGAGTTCGAGGCGGTGGCGTCGCCCCGCGCACGGCTGGTCTACGAGTTGTGCATCGGCACAGGACAGCGGATTGGCGACGTGGTGGCTATCCGTTGGGATCACATAAAAGACGGCGCCTATGACTTCACCCAGGGCAAAACTGACAAGCCCATGTGGATCCCGCTTACCGACCGGCTCAAGGCCTATTTGGGCACCGTCTCCAAAGAGGGCCTGACGATCATTACCGGCAAACATGGCCGCCCGGTGCAGTATCGGACTGTCGCCGAGGAAATGCGCAAGATCAAATCGAAGATGAAGCATCCGGACGCTGCAACATTCGTCACGCACGGGCTGCGCAAGAACGCAACTATCGAGCTTTATCAGTCAGGTTGCGACGATGAGATGGTGAAAGCCGTCACAGGGCATTCTGGCGTTGAGATGCTGAAGAAATATGGGGGAGCGATTAGGCAACGTGAACTGGCGACGCGTGCACAAGAGGCGCGAAATCGCATGGAACGGAACAAGACCAGAACGTGA